A single region of the Nocardioides aquaticus genome encodes:
- a CDS encoding DUF3499 domain-containing protein: MSTLTYVYADQTAVLGPLSTYAEPHAYDLCEQHGQRLSAPRGWEVLRLARDTRDRGPSDDDLLALADAVREAARPLPPRAPEPSVEGSRETGRRGHLRVLTSE; this comes from the coding sequence GTGTCCACCCTGACCTACGTCTACGCCGACCAGACGGCCGTGCTCGGACCGCTGTCCACCTACGCGGAGCCGCACGCCTACGACCTGTGCGAGCAGCACGGCCAGCGCCTCTCCGCCCCGCGTGGCTGGGAGGTCCTCCGGCTGGCCCGCGACACCCGCGACCGGGGGCCGTCGGACGACGACCTGCTGGCCCTGGCCGACGCGGTGCGCGAGGCCGCCCGGCCGCTGCCGCCGCGCGCGCCGGAGCCGTCCGTCGAGGGATCGCGGGAGACCGGGCGGCGCGGCCACCTGCGGGTGCTGACCAGCGAGTGA
- a CDS encoding DUF5719 family protein — translation MSHAPAPGRRARPSAAGRRRPDVTTVLALVVPLLTVLALLAVDVDPAAPGAVPPERTTLTRSTTTCPGLDAPVVVATTGDEAGEVEVRRGEDVADVAVEPAVPVTAPAAPAAAASLPAEVTGQGDLAPGLAAGRFPEEGEPTAPECRDPRPDQWFTGVGASPRQPSVLELTNPDGGPAVADVVVHGPRGVVDAPSLRGVAVPGQGVVRVELAEEVPRRGDLALHVTTTRGRVGAAVLDRFDDLGAGASGSEWAASQADPATDVLLLGLPGQEAPRELVLANASDDEARVAVSVLTADSEFTPEGSPGLDVAPQGTASLDLEEVLAGAALDDVVGLRLEASRPVTAAVRTVVEGDLAVTPAAEVLGQGGTTTVLPAGAIELVLAAASGDGAVVATPRDADGDVLGPAEGLRADLAPERATVLELPVGTRLLEVRLRGTDAAASVVVRGEDGGGGAAVVRLHDLETSALVGAVRPALP, via the coding sequence ATGAGCCACGCACCCGCACCGGGCCGGCGTGCGCGCCCCTCCGCCGCCGGCCGGCGTCGCCCCGACGTCACGACCGTGCTCGCGCTGGTCGTGCCGCTGCTGACCGTGCTGGCGCTGCTCGCCGTGGACGTCGACCCGGCGGCCCCGGGTGCCGTGCCGCCCGAGCGCACGACGCTGACCCGGTCCACCACGACCTGCCCCGGGCTGGACGCCCCGGTGGTCGTGGCCACCACCGGCGACGAGGCCGGTGAGGTCGAGGTGCGCCGGGGCGAGGACGTCGCCGACGTCGCGGTCGAGCCCGCCGTCCCCGTCACCGCGCCCGCGGCGCCCGCGGCGGCCGCCTCGCTGCCTGCCGAGGTCACCGGGCAGGGCGACCTCGCGCCCGGACTGGCGGCCGGCCGGTTCCCCGAGGAGGGCGAGCCCACGGCGCCGGAGTGCCGCGACCCGCGACCCGACCAGTGGTTCACCGGCGTGGGCGCCTCGCCCCGCCAGCCGTCGGTGCTCGAGCTGACCAACCCCGACGGCGGTCCGGCCGTGGCCGACGTGGTGGTGCACGGTCCGCGCGGCGTCGTCGACGCGCCGTCGCTGCGGGGCGTGGCGGTGCCCGGTCAGGGCGTCGTCCGGGTCGAGCTGGCCGAGGAGGTCCCCCGGCGTGGTGACCTGGCGCTCCACGTCACCACCACCCGTGGACGCGTCGGGGCAGCGGTCCTCGACCGGTTCGACGACCTCGGCGCGGGAGCCTCCGGCTCCGAGTGGGCCGCCTCCCAGGCCGACCCCGCCACCGACGTCCTGCTGCTCGGCCTGCCCGGTCAGGAGGCACCGCGCGAGCTCGTCTTGGCCAACGCCTCCGACGACGAGGCCCGGGTGGCGGTCTCCGTGCTGACCGCGGACTCCGAGTTCACCCCGGAGGGATCGCCCGGGCTCGACGTCGCCCCCCAGGGCACCGCGTCGCTCGACCTCGAGGAGGTGCTGGCCGGGGCAGCGCTCGACGACGTGGTGGGGCTGCGGCTGGAGGCGTCCCGTCCGGTCACCGCCGCGGTGCGCACCGTCGTCGAGGGCGACCTCGCCGTCACCCCGGCGGCCGAGGTCCTCGGCCAGGGCGGCACGACCACCGTGCTCCCGGCCGGGGCGATCGAGCTGGTCCTCGCCGCGGCCTCCGGCGACGGGGCCGTCGTGGCGACGCCCCGCGACGCCGACGGGGACGTGCTCGGACCGGCGGAGGGGCTGCGGGCCGACCTGGCACCGGAGCGGGCCACGGTGCTCGAGCTGCCCGTGGGGACCCGGCTGCTCGAGGTCCGGCTGCGGGGCACCGACGCGGCCGCGTCCGTGGTCGTCCGCGGCGAGGACGGCGGCGGGGGAGCGGCGGTCGTCCGTCTGCACGACCTCGAGACGAGCGCCCTGGTCGGCGCCGTGCGACCGGCGCTGCCCTGA
- the mtrB gene encoding MtrAB system histidine kinase MtrB: protein MLTAGLLLMVLVAGVTLLVTRQVVTPVRLARQVAERLAAGQLQERLRVRGEDDIARLATSFNQMASNLQRQIRQLEELSRVQRRFVADVSHELRTPLTTVRMAGDLLHDARGSFEPATARAAELLQTELDRFETLLSDLLEISRFDAGAAVLDAEDVDLVEAAQRVVESTRALAEQRGVRVEVLPADGRCVAEADVRRVERVLRNLVSNAIDHADATRAGAGVEIRVAADADGAAVTVRDHGVGLAPGEASMVFNRFWRADPARARTSGGTGLGLSIALEDAHLHGGWLQAWGRPGQGAQFRLTLPRRVGAALRHSPLPLAPVDAEPTTDDAPLAGASS from the coding sequence ATGCTCACGGCCGGGCTGCTGCTGATGGTGCTGGTCGCCGGGGTCACCCTGCTGGTGACCCGTCAGGTGGTGACGCCGGTACGCCTGGCGCGCCAGGTCGCGGAGCGGCTCGCGGCCGGACAGCTGCAGGAGCGGCTGCGGGTGCGGGGCGAGGACGACATCGCCCGGCTGGCGACCTCGTTCAACCAGATGGCCAGCAACCTGCAGCGCCAGATCCGCCAGCTCGAGGAGCTCAGCCGGGTGCAGCGCCGGTTCGTGGCCGACGTGTCGCACGAGCTGCGCACGCCGCTGACCACCGTCCGGATGGCCGGGGACCTGCTCCACGACGCGCGGGGGTCCTTCGAGCCGGCCACCGCCCGGGCCGCAGAGCTGCTGCAGACCGAGCTGGACCGCTTCGAGACGCTGCTCAGCGACCTGCTGGAGATCAGCCGGTTCGACGCCGGCGCCGCGGTGCTCGACGCCGAGGACGTCGACCTGGTCGAGGCCGCGCAGCGGGTGGTCGAGTCGACCCGCGCCCTGGCCGAGCAGCGCGGGGTCCGGGTCGAGGTGCTCCCGGCCGACGGGCGCTGCGTGGCCGAGGCCGACGTGCGCCGGGTCGAGCGGGTGCTGCGCAACCTGGTCTCGAACGCCATCGACCACGCCGACGCCACGCGTGCCGGCGCGGGCGTCGAGATCCGGGTGGCCGCCGACGCCGACGGGGCGGCGGTCACGGTCCGCGACCACGGGGTCGGCCTGGCGCCGGGGGAGGCCTCGATGGTCTTCAACCGGTTCTGGCGCGCCGACCCCGCGCGGGCGCGCACCAGCGGGGGGACCGGCCTCGGGCTCTCGATCGCCCTGGAGGACGCGCACCTGCACGGCGGGTGGTTGCAGGCCTGGGGGCGCCCGGGCCAGGGCGCCCAGTTCCGTCTCACGCTCCCGCGCCGCGTCGGGGCCGCTCTCCGGCACAGCCCGCTGCCCCTCGCGCCGGTGGACGCCGAGCCCACCACCGACGACGCACCGCTGGCGGGGGCGTCGTCGTGA
- the mtrA gene encoding MtrAB system response regulator MtrA, with protein sequence MSAFADVDLPGGDAAPARGRVLVVDDDAALAEMLTIVLRQEGFDSRMCTRGDLAMAEFRDYRPDVVLLDLMLPGRDGIDVCKEIRAESGVPIVMLTAKGDTVDVVVGLESGADDYVVKPFKPKELVARIRARVRRVDGPTSEALTIGDLAIDVAGHVVTRDGAPISLTPLEFDLLVCLARKPWQVFSREVLLEQVWGYRHAADTRLVNVHVQRLRSKVEHDPEHPEVVLTVRGVGYKAGG encoded by the coding sequence ATGAGCGCCTTCGCCGACGTCGACCTCCCCGGTGGCGACGCAGCCCCCGCGCGCGGCCGCGTCCTGGTCGTCGACGACGATGCCGCCCTGGCCGAGATGCTGACCATCGTGCTGCGGCAGGAAGGCTTCGACAGCCGGATGTGCACCCGCGGCGACCTGGCGATGGCCGAGTTCCGCGACTACCGCCCCGACGTCGTGCTGCTGGACCTGATGCTGCCGGGCCGCGACGGCATCGACGTCTGCAAGGAGATCCGCGCCGAGTCCGGGGTGCCGATCGTCATGCTGACGGCGAAGGGCGACACCGTCGACGTGGTCGTCGGGCTCGAGTCCGGCGCGGACGACTACGTCGTCAAGCCGTTCAAGCCCAAGGAGCTGGTCGCGCGGATCCGGGCGCGGGTGCGTCGCGTGGACGGCCCGACCTCCGAGGCGCTGACGATCGGCGACCTCGCCATCGACGTCGCCGGTCACGTCGTCACCCGCGACGGCGCCCCGATCAGCCTGACGCCCCTGGAGTTCGACCTGCTGGTCTGCCTGGCCCGCAAGCCGTGGCAGGTCTTCAGCCGCGAGGTCCTCCTGGAGCAGGTGTGGGGCTACCGCCACGCCGCCGACACCCGGCTGGTCAACGTGCACGTCCAGCGCCTGCGCTCGAAGGTCGAGCACGACCCGGAGCACCCGGAGGTCGTGCTGACCGTGCGCGGGGTCGGCTACAAGGCCGGCGGCTGA
- a CDS encoding metallopeptidase family protein, translated as MASDPAPRPRTRDRRGRGMRGPAIVPRVPGRPETPTRADRFDAMVLASVTGLEERWRERLGLVEYAVEDAPQVGADWGGSPVPLSALVHAVGTTPARVVLFRRPLELRAEDREDLRALVHAVLVEQVAALLDLPPEDVDPRYADDRPD; from the coding sequence GTGGCGAGCGACCCGGCACCCCGACCCCGCACGCGCGACCGGCGCGGACGAGGGATGCGGGGCCCCGCGATCGTCCCGCGGGTCCCCGGGCGGCCCGAGACACCGACCCGGGCGGACCGCTTCGACGCGATGGTGCTGGCCTCGGTGACCGGGCTCGAGGAGCGCTGGCGCGAGCGCCTCGGCCTCGTCGAGTACGCCGTGGAGGACGCCCCGCAGGTCGGCGCCGACTGGGGCGGCAGCCCCGTCCCGCTCTCGGCCCTCGTCCACGCCGTCGGCACGACCCCGGCCCGGGTGGTGCTCTTCCGCCGACCACTCGAGCTGCGGGCCGAGGACCGCGAGGACCTGCGGGCGCTGGTGCACGCGGTCCTGGTCGAGCAGGTGGCGGCCCTGCTCGACCTCCCCCCGGAGGACGTCGACCCGCGCTACGCCGACGACCGGCCCGACTGA
- a CDS encoding ComF family protein translates to MHPAVHPAVHPAVLDAALDLVAGSTCVGCAAPGRPWCPRCAAAPDPHPWCCWPDPPPEGLVPPWAATPYAGAVRDAVLAHKERRVLALAAPLGGWLALAVAAALREGPAPGGPCPAPVVLVPVPSRRAGVRARGHDATARMTRAAATGLRPALGAPVVVAPLLRLRPGVLDQSGLTASARAANLAGSMACDARRLARLARRVGRARVVVCDDVVTTGATVREAQRALEASGVPVLAVAAVAATTLRRNGPSDLSPAPATH, encoded by the coding sequence GTGCACCCCGCCGTGCACCCCGCCGTGCACCCCGCCGTCCTGGACGCCGCCCTCGACCTGGTGGCGGGGTCGACCTGCGTGGGCTGCGCGGCCCCCGGCCGGCCGTGGTGCCCGCGGTGCGCGGCCGCCCCGGACCCGCACCCGTGGTGCTGCTGGCCGGACCCGCCACCGGAGGGGCTGGTGCCGCCGTGGGCGGCCACGCCGTACGCCGGTGCCGTGCGGGACGCCGTCCTCGCCCACAAGGAGCGACGCGTGCTGGCGCTGGCCGCCCCGCTGGGCGGGTGGCTGGCCCTCGCCGTCGCCGCCGCCCTGCGGGAGGGACCGGCGCCGGGGGGACCCTGCCCGGCGCCGGTCGTCCTCGTGCCCGTGCCGTCGCGACGCGCCGGCGTCCGGGCGCGCGGTCACGACGCCACCGCACGGATGACCCGGGCGGCCGCGACCGGGCTGCGCCCGGCCCTCGGCGCGCCGGTCGTCGTCGCCCCGTTGCTGCGCCTGCGCCCCGGGGTGCTGGACCAGTCCGGCCTCACCGCGTCGGCCCGGGCCGCGAACCTCGCCGGCTCGATGGCCTGCGACGCCCGCCGCCTCGCCCGTCTCGCGCGCCGCGTGGGCCGGGCGCGGGTGGTGGTCTGCGACGACGTCGTGACCACCGGTGCCACGGTCCGGGAGGCGCAGCGCGCCCTCGAGGCCAGCGGGGTGCCGGTGCTCGCGGTGGCGGCTGTCGCTGCGACGACCCTGCGACGAAATGGGCCCTCCGACCTTTCGCCCGCCCCGGCCACCCACTAA
- a CDS encoding LpqB family beta-propeller domain-containing protein, whose translation MTGPRTGPRTGPRTGRSPLRSHPPARRVAVVAAVLLVLGLAAGCMQMPASGPVVETDTASGSGDGRATAIDPVPPQPGASAIQVAQGFLEAMTATPIRSSVAQQYLAEDARTSWDPDASTIIYTDSMAPVSVPGGAAIALTSAERLDDRGAWVGDLGPRASTLRLRMVMEDGEFRIADPPDALVVPASWFEQRFRSVSLYFFDRTGQVLVPESVFVPRGEQLASNLVNGLLAGPAGAARLATRSFLPDGLGLGLSVPIDDDGVADVELTGDAPVRSADANALMLAQLAWTMRQDSSIAAIRVSIGGVPVPLPGGVSAYSVEGGAPYDPTGYQSSDLLYGLDRAGLLVSGSPGDLERVSGPLGQDAFGVRSVAVDLAGATAAAVGGDGTSVLQAPVREGEDQGQVQEVVSGATDLLTPSWDVAGRLWLVDRTADGARVLHVDEVGSGQPREVRVPGVTGRDVVDVLVSRDATRLVAVVRGARSDRLQTARILVTDQGRVRGAVADTRIVSEDGGRLRVRDLAWTSPTTASLLSTVRDDLVEVRTITVDGAPSGLSTLSTTVRGPVRGLAGSPVVDQPTYAVGRSRLVDVSSGGEVAVTGVVLRSLGYAG comes from the coding sequence GTGACCGGCCCCCGGACCGGCCCCCGGACCGGCCCCCGGACCGGCCGCAGCCCCCTGCGCTCCCACCCGCCGGCCCGGCGGGTGGCGGTGGTGGCCGCGGTGCTGCTGGTGCTCGGCCTCGCGGCCGGCTGCATGCAGATGCCGGCCAGCGGGCCCGTGGTGGAGACCGACACCGCCTCCGGGAGCGGCGACGGCCGCGCGACCGCGATCGATCCCGTGCCGCCGCAGCCCGGGGCCTCGGCGATCCAGGTGGCCCAGGGCTTCCTGGAGGCGATGACCGCCACCCCGATCCGCAGCAGCGTCGCCCAGCAGTACCTCGCCGAGGACGCCCGCACCAGCTGGGACCCGGACGCCTCGACGATCATCTACACCGACTCGATGGCACCGGTCAGCGTGCCCGGCGGGGCGGCGATCGCCCTCACCTCCGCCGAGCGCCTCGACGACCGGGGCGCGTGGGTCGGGGACCTCGGCCCGAGGGCCTCGACCCTGCGGCTGCGGATGGTGATGGAGGACGGGGAGTTCCGGATCGCCGACCCGCCCGACGCCCTGGTCGTCCCGGCCTCCTGGTTCGAGCAGCGCTTCCGCAGCGTCTCGCTCTACTTCTTCGACCGCACCGGGCAGGTGCTGGTGCCCGAGTCCGTCTTCGTGCCCCGCGGCGAGCAGCTGGCCAGCAACCTGGTCAACGGCCTCCTGGCCGGCCCGGCGGGAGCCGCGCGGCTCGCGACCCGGTCCTTCCTGCCCGACGGGCTCGGTCTCGGGCTGTCGGTGCCGATCGACGACGACGGGGTCGCCGACGTCGAGCTGACCGGCGACGCGCCCGTGCGCTCGGCGGACGCCAACGCGCTGATGCTGGCCCAGCTGGCCTGGACGATGCGCCAGGACAGCTCGATCGCCGCGATCCGGGTCAGCATCGGCGGGGTCCCGGTGCCGCTGCCGGGCGGCGTGTCGGCCTACTCGGTGGAGGGGGGTGCGCCGTACGACCCGACCGGCTACCAGAGCAGCGACCTGCTCTACGGCCTCGACCGGGCCGGCCTGCTCGTCTCCGGCTCGCCCGGCGACCTGGAGCGGGTGTCCGGCCCGTTGGGCCAGGACGCCTTCGGTGTGCGCTCGGTGGCCGTGGACCTCGCGGGCGCGACGGCGGCCGCGGTCGGCGGCGACGGCACGTCGGTGCTCCAGGCGCCGGTCCGCGAGGGGGAGGACCAGGGACAGGTGCAGGAGGTGGTCAGCGGCGCCACCGACCTGCTGACGCCGAGCTGGGACGTCGCCGGGCGGCTGTGGCTGGTGGACCGGACCGCCGACGGCGCGCGGGTGCTGCACGTCGACGAGGTCGGGTCCGGGCAGCCGCGCGAGGTGCGGGTGCCCGGGGTCACCGGCCGCGACGTCGTGGACGTCCTGGTCTCGCGCGACGCCACCCGGCTGGTCGCCGTGGTCCGTGGGGCACGCTCCGACCGGCTGCAGACCGCACGGATCCTGGTGACCGACCAGGGCCGGGTCCGCGGCGCGGTCGCCGACACCCGGATCGTGTCGGAGGACGGAGGGCGGCTGCGGGTGCGTGACCTGGCGTGGACGTCCCCGACCACGGCCTCGCTGCTGAGCACGGTGCGCGACGATCTCGTCGAGGTGCGGACCATCACCGTCGACGGGGCACCCAGCGGTCTGTCGACGCTGTCGACGACGGTCCGCGGGCCCGTGCGCGGGCTCGCCGGCAGCCCGGTGGTCGACCAGCCCACCTACGCCGTGGGCCGCTCGCGCCTGGTCGACGTCAGCTCCGGCGGCGAGGTCGCGGTGACCGGGGTCGTCCTGCGCTCCCTCGGCTACGCCGGCTGA
- a CDS encoding SIS domain-containing protein: MTWFDESRLEDEAALASVDQRLRFLAGSGARVRRDAGEAEAALAGEAAGALRAAESRPRAVIAAGPDSRLLRAVLEPACPVPFVAWPYPVLPGWAGALDLVVVLAPEGSDPGTASAVAEAVRRGCQVVVAGPPGSMVVEHAAGRDSAVLPCTTRDQLAAAVVVLDLLHRVGLGPQADPETVAGALDDVARSASPHRDLTVNPAKALAIALADSVPLLWGGSVLAQRAARRVAESMRRTSGRAALAGDVDTLWPVLAAARPRDLFDDPVADGAGPPQPALLLLDDGAEDPVSREQRARLVGLADERRLRVEVLGSEATGQVARYASLLLSGTYASEYLALGLVDG; the protein is encoded by the coding sequence GTGACCTGGTTCGACGAGTCCCGGCTGGAGGACGAGGCGGCCCTGGCGTCGGTCGACCAGCGGCTGCGGTTCCTCGCCGGGTCCGGTGCCCGGGTACGCCGCGACGCCGGCGAGGCGGAGGCCGCCCTGGCCGGGGAGGCCGCGGGCGCGCTGCGTGCCGCGGAGAGCCGGCCCCGGGCGGTGATCGCGGCCGGTCCCGACTCCCGGCTGCTGCGGGCCGTGCTCGAGCCCGCCTGCCCGGTGCCGTTCGTCGCGTGGCCGTACCCGGTGCTGCCGGGCTGGGCCGGGGCCCTGGACCTCGTGGTCGTGCTCGCCCCCGAGGGCTCGGACCCCGGGACGGCCTCCGCCGTCGCGGAGGCCGTGCGACGCGGCTGCCAGGTCGTCGTCGCGGGCCCGCCGGGCTCGATGGTGGTGGAGCACGCCGCCGGCCGGGACAGCGCCGTGCTGCCGTGCACCACCCGGGACCAGCTGGCGGCGGCCGTGGTGGTCCTCGACCTCCTCCACCGCGTCGGTCTGGGGCCGCAGGCCGACCCCGAGACGGTGGCCGGCGCGCTCGACGACGTCGCCCGGTCGGCCTCGCCGCACCGTGACCTGACGGTGAACCCCGCCAAGGCGCTGGCCATCGCGCTGGCCGACAGCGTGCCGCTGCTGTGGGGCGGGTCCGTGCTCGCCCAGCGCGCCGCGCGACGGGTGGCCGAGTCGATGCGGCGCACGAGCGGTCGCGCGGCCCTGGCCGGTGACGTCGACACGCTGTGGCCCGTGCTGGCCGCGGCCCGTCCGCGCGACCTCTTCGACGACCCCGTGGCCGACGGCGCGGGTCCGCCGCAGCCGGCCCTGCTGCTGCTCGACGACGGCGCCGAGGACCCGGTCTCGCGCGAGCAGCGCGCCCGCCTGGTCGGGCTGGCCGACGAGCGGCGGCTGCGGGTCGAGGTGCTCGGGTCCGAGGCGACCGGCCAGGTGGCCCGCTACGCCTCCCTGCTGCTCTCGGGCACCTACGCCAGCGAGTACCTCGCGCTCGGCCTCGTCGACGGGTGA
- a CDS encoding phosphomannomutase/phosphoglucomutase: MSSTLDPANLAAVFKAYDVRGTVPDQLDEELARVVGRAFVHVVGESRVVVGHDMRPTSPGMAGAFADGAAEAGADVTMIGLASTDQLYFASGHLGVAGAMFTASHNPAAYNGIKMCRAAAVPLGGDTGLTAVRDLAAAGGGALAEVAGSISSHDVLEAYAAHLLALAPVEGRPLTVVVDAGNGMAGHTAPAVFDRLGTDRVRVVPLYFELDGSFPNHEANPIDPENLRDLQAAVLAEGADVGLAFDGDADRCFLVDERGALVPPSTLTALIAERELARHPGSTVIHNLITSRAVPELVAELGGVPVRTRVGHSFIKATMAETDAVFGGEHSGHFYFRDFWRADSGMLAALHALAALAEDGGTLSALLAPYERYRLSGEVNSTVQDAPALVAAIEADWGARPGVSTDHLDGLTVSHEDWTFNVRSSNTEPLLRLNAEGKDEETMARVRDEVLSTIRGTA; this comes from the coding sequence ATGTCCTCCACCCTGGACCCCGCGAACCTGGCCGCCGTGTTCAAGGCCTACGACGTCCGGGGCACCGTGCCCGACCAGCTCGACGAGGAGCTCGCCCGCGTCGTCGGCCGGGCGTTCGTCCACGTCGTCGGGGAGTCCCGCGTGGTGGTCGGCCACGACATGCGCCCCACCTCGCCCGGCATGGCGGGCGCCTTCGCCGACGGCGCGGCCGAGGCCGGTGCCGACGTGACGATGATCGGACTGGCCTCGACCGACCAGCTGTACTTCGCCTCGGGCCACCTCGGCGTCGCCGGGGCCATGTTCACCGCCAGCCACAACCCGGCCGCCTACAACGGGATCAAGATGTGCCGGGCCGCAGCGGTGCCGCTGGGCGGCGACACCGGGCTGACCGCGGTCCGCGACCTCGCCGCGGCCGGCGGCGGGGCCCTGGCGGAGGTCGCCGGCTCGATCTCCTCCCACGACGTGCTCGAGGCGTACGCCGCGCACCTGCTGGCGCTCGCGCCGGTGGAGGGCCGCCCCCTGACCGTGGTCGTCGACGCCGGGAACGGCATGGCCGGGCACACCGCTCCGGCGGTCTTCGACCGGCTCGGCACGGACCGGGTCCGGGTCGTCCCGCTCTACTTCGAGCTCGACGGCAGCTTCCCGAACCACGAGGCCAACCCGATCGACCCCGAGAACCTGCGCGACCTCCAGGCCGCCGTCCTGGCCGAGGGCGCCGACGTCGGGCTGGCCTTCGACGGCGACGCCGACCGCTGCTTCCTGGTCGACGAGCGCGGCGCGCTCGTGCCGCCCTCGACGCTGACCGCGCTGATCGCCGAGCGCGAGCTGGCCCGCCACCCCGGCTCGACGGTGATCCACAACCTGATCACCAGCCGGGCCGTGCCCGAGCTGGTCGCCGAGCTCGGCGGCGTCCCGGTGCGGACCCGGGTCGGTCACTCGTTCATCAAGGCGACCATGGCCGAGACCGACGCGGTCTTCGGCGGGGAGCACAGCGGGCACTTCTACTTCCGTGACTTCTGGCGCGCCGACTCGGGGATGCTCGCCGCGCTCCACGCCCTCGCCGCCCTCGCCGAGGACGGCGGCACCCTGTCGGCGCTGCTGGCGCCCTACGAGCGCTACCGCCTGAGCGGCGAGGTCAACTCGACCGTGCAGGACGCACCGGCCCTGGTCGCGGCGATCGAGGCCGACTGGGGCGCCCGGCCCGGGGTCAGCACCGACCACCTGGACGGGTTGACCGTGAGCCACGAGGACTGGACGTTCAACGTCCGCTCCTCCAACACCGAGCCGCTGCTGCGGCTCAACGCCGAGGGGAAGGACGAGGAGACGATGGCACGCGTGCGCGACGAGGTCCTGTCGACGATCAGGGGGACGGCATGA
- a CDS encoding Trm112 family protein, with product MDPVLLDVVVCPDCRSALAVGTPPDGTGQELVCQGCGLAYPVRDGIPVLLVDEAVRR from the coding sequence CTGGACCCGGTGCTGCTCGACGTCGTGGTCTGCCCCGACTGCCGCTCCGCCCTGGCGGTGGGCACCCCGCCGGACGGGACGGGCCAGGAGCTGGTCTGCCAGGGCTGCGGCCTGGCCTACCCCGTGCGCGACGGCATCCCGGTGCTGCTGGTCGACGAGGCCGTGCGACGGTGA
- the ahcY gene encoding adenosylhomocysteinase, translating to MDYKVADLSLADYGRTEITLAEHEMPGLVAMRERYGKDKPLRGARVAGSLHMTIQTAVLIETLVDLGAEVRWASCNIFSTQDHAAAAVVVGRDGTPEDPQGVPVFAWKGESLQEYWWCTQQILDWGVVDGENVFANMILDDGGDATMLVHLGVEAEKKGEAPALDSAKSAEQRIVFEVLQASLAASKDRWTQVAAEIRGVTEETTTGVHRLYEMMREGSLLFPAINVNDSVTKSKFDNKYGCRHSLIDGINRATDVLIGGKVAVVCGYGDVGKGSAESLRGQGARVVVTEIDPICALQAAMDGYQVTTLDDVIGQADIIVTATGNRDVVTVEQMKQMKHQAIIANIGHFDNEIDMAGLEADGVASRKTVKPQVDVWTFPETQKSIIVLSEGRLTNLGNATGHPSFVMSNSFTNQVLAQIEIFTKPQDYPVGVYVLPKHLDEEVARLHLGALGVKLTTLSDDQAAYLGIPTSGPYKSDEYRY from the coding sequence GTGGATTACAAGGTCGCCGACCTCTCCCTGGCCGACTACGGTCGCACCGAGATCACCCTCGCCGAGCACGAGATGCCCGGCCTGGTCGCCATGCGCGAGCGCTACGGCAAGGACAAGCCGCTGCGCGGCGCCCGCGTCGCCGGCTCGCTGCACATGACGATCCAGACCGCCGTCCTGATCGAGACCCTGGTCGACCTGGGCGCCGAGGTCCGCTGGGCCTCCTGCAACATCTTCTCCACCCAGGACCACGCCGCCGCCGCGGTGGTCGTCGGTCGTGACGGGACGCCCGAGGACCCCCAGGGCGTCCCGGTCTTCGCGTGGAAGGGCGAGAGCCTCCAGGAGTACTGGTGGTGCACCCAGCAGATCCTGGACTGGGGCGTCGTCGACGGCGAGAACGTCTTCGCCAACATGATCCTCGACGACGGCGGCGACGCCACGATGCTGGTCCACCTCGGCGTCGAGGCCGAGAAGAAGGGCGAGGCGCCCGCGCTCGACTCCGCCAAGAGCGCCGAGCAGCGGATCGTCTTCGAGGTGCTCCAGGCAAGCCTCGCCGCGAGCAAGGACCGCTGGACCCAGGTCGCCGCCGAGATCCGCGGCGTCACCGAGGAGACCACCACCGGCGTGCACCGTCTCTACGAGATGATGCGTGAGGGCTCGCTGCTCTTCCCCGCGATCAACGTCAACGACTCGGTCACCAAGTCGAAGTTCGACAACAAGTACGGCTGCCGCCACTCGCTCATCGACGGCATCAACCGGGCGACCGACGTCCTGATCGGCGGCAAGGTCGCCGTCGTCTGCGGCTACGGCGACGTCGGCAAGGGCAGCGCGGAGTCGCTGCGTGGCCAGGGCGCCCGCGTCGTGGTCACCGAGATCGACCCGATCTGCGCCCTGCAGGCCGCGATGGACGGCTACCAGGTCACCACGCTCGACGACGTCATCGGCCAGGCCGACATCATCGTCACCGCCACCGGCAACCGCGACGTGGTCACGGTCGAGCAGATGAAGCAGATGAAGCACCAGGCGATCATCGCCAACATCGGTCACTTCGACAACGAGATCGACATGGCCGGCCTCGAGGCCGACGGCGTCGCCTCGCGCAAGACCGTCAAGCCGCAGGTCGACGTCTGGACCTTCCCGGAGACGCAGAAGTCGATCATCGTGCTGTCCGAGGGCCGCCTGACGAACCTGGGCAACGCCACCGGTCACCCCTCGTTCGTGATGTCGAACTCCTTCACCAACCAGGTCCTGGCGCAGATCGAGATCTTCACCAAGCCGCAGGACTACCCCGTCGGCGTCTACGTGCTGCCCAAGCACCTCGACGAGGAGGTCGCCCGCCTGCACCTCGGTGCGCTCGGGGTCAAGCTGACCACGCTCAGCGACGACCAGGCCGCCTACCTCGGCATCCCGACCTCCGGGCCGTACAAGTCCGACGAGTACCGCTACTGA